In a genomic window of Brockia lithotrophica:
- a CDS encoding TIGR01777 family oxidoreductase: MRIVIAGGSGLIGLHLTRSLLTDGHTVLWLTRNPHLFRRETVVSLPATKRTNPSSSEPTNFPSPESDSLRPGPILIPWLTGNARPIDELKRHVPLDVVVNLSGTSIAGHWTPNHKRRILESRLRATTELLEVVEHLPTEARPHVFVSASAIEARLPVASDGETGPIEAVLRKRGIDFLAAVTRRWEAVARRAETLGMRTVFARFGVVFAKEGGAFPHLVLPHRLFLGGPIAGGRAWVSWVHIADVVGLFRLAMEDESVRGPLHITAPNPATMDEIGRAIAARLQRPYWLPVPAFAIKLVLGEMGDLLIRGNRVFPEEALARGYAFRFPNLEVALEDLLSP; encoded by the coding sequence ATGCGCATCGTCATCGCTGGGGGAAGCGGTCTCATCGGCCTCCATCTCACCCGCTCCCTTTTGACAGACGGCCATACCGTCTTATGGCTTACGCGAAATCCGCACCTTTTCCGTCGGGAAACGGTCGTGAGCCTACCGGCAACCAAGCGGACGAACCCCTCTTCATCCGAACCGACAAACTTCCCTTCTCCGGAATCAGACTCCCTTCGCCCTGGCCCGATCCTTATCCCCTGGCTTACGGGCAACGCCCGCCCGATAGACGAACTCAAGCGCCACGTTCCCCTCGACGTCGTCGTTAACCTTTCCGGAACCTCAATCGCCGGTCACTGGACGCCGAACCACAAGAGGCGAATTCTCGAAAGTCGACTTCGGGCGACCACCGAGCTTCTCGAAGTCGTGGAGCACCTCCCCACCGAAGCGCGACCTCACGTTTTCGTCAGCGCCTCCGCTATCGAAGCACGGCTTCCCGTAGCCTCGGACGGCGAAACGGGCCCTATCGAGGCCGTCCTCCGGAAGCGCGGGATCGACTTTCTTGCTGCCGTAACCCGCCGCTGGGAGGCAGTGGCAAGACGCGCCGAAACCTTGGGAATGCGCACCGTTTTTGCCCGCTTCGGCGTCGTCTTTGCCAAGGAAGGAGGTGCTTTCCCTCACCTCGTCCTTCCGCATCGCCTGTTCCTCGGTGGACCGATCGCCGGCGGGCGGGCGTGGGTTTCGTGGGTCCATATCGCAGACGTCGTCGGCCTCTTCCGTCTCGCCATGGAGGACGAAAGCGTAAGGGGCCCGCTCCACATCACCGCTCCTAACCCGGCCACTATGGACGAAATCGGTCGTGCCATTGCGGCGCGACTCCAGAGGCCGTATTGGCTCCCTGTGCCGGCTTTCGCGATCAAGCTCGTCCTCGGGGAAATGGGCGACCTCCTCATCCGAGGCAACCGCGTTTTTCCGGAAGAAGCCCTTGCCCGCGGATATGCGTTTCGTTTTCCAAACCTCGAAGTCGCACTTGAGGACCTCCTGTCGCCGTAG